From Ignavibacteria bacterium, one genomic window encodes:
- a CDS encoding pyridoxal phosphate-dependent aminotransferase, with protein MHVAERISRLGTETAFEVLVKARALEAQGKNIVHLEIGEPDFDTPPNIIQAAKDALDNGFTHYGPAAGLPEARQAIADYTNKTRGYNIWDADHVVITPGAKPIMFYGMMAVIDPGDEVIYPNPGFPIYESVINFLGAVPVPLPLREEKEFRFDVADLEARITPKTRMVILNTPQNPTGGILTREDLEQIAALAIKHDLIVLSDEIYSQVTYGDFKHTSITEFDGMQERTIILDGFSKTFAMTGWRLGYGLFPKDIAKVVAKLQTNCTSCTSSFSQMAAIEALNDRTLPFVNDFLKEFEHRRNVIVDGLNEIPGFRCLKPHGAFYVFPNITGTGMTSQQAADYLLNEAGVACLSGTAFGAHGEGFIRFSYANSIENINEALKRIREGIERRG; from the coding sequence ATGCACGTTGCAGAACGCATCTCTCGCCTCGGTACCGAAACCGCATTCGAAGTCCTCGTTAAGGCCCGTGCTTTAGAAGCACAAGGCAAGAACATCGTGCATTTGGAGATAGGTGAGCCCGACTTCGATACACCGCCGAATATCATTCAGGCAGCGAAGGATGCGTTGGACAATGGATTCACGCATTATGGTCCGGCCGCAGGCCTTCCTGAAGCACGTCAGGCCATCGCCGATTACACGAACAAGACGCGAGGCTATAATATCTGGGATGCAGATCACGTTGTGATCACACCGGGCGCCAAGCCGATCATGTTCTATGGCATGATGGCTGTGATCGATCCGGGTGATGAAGTGATCTACCCGAATCCCGGATTCCCGATCTACGAATCCGTGATCAACTTCCTCGGTGCTGTGCCGGTTCCGCTTCCATTGCGCGAGGAGAAGGAGTTTCGTTTCGACGTAGCAGATCTCGAAGCTCGTATCACCCCAAAGACACGAATGGTGATCCTCAATACACCGCAGAATCCGACAGGGGGCATTCTCACTCGCGAAGATCTGGAACAGATCGCCGCGCTGGCGATCAAACATGATCTGATCGTGTTGAGTGATGAGATCTATTCGCAAGTGACCTACGGCGACTTCAAGCACACGTCGATCACAGAATTCGACGGTATGCAAGAACGAACGATCATCCTTGACGGATTCTCAAAGACCTTTGCAATGACGGGCTGGCGTCTTGGATATGGCTTGTTCCCGAAGGACATCGCCAAGGTCGTTGCCAAACTCCAAACGAACTGTACTTCGTGCACAAGCTCGTTCTCCCAAATGGCAGCCATCGAGGCACTCAATGATAGGACCTTGCCATTTGTGAACGACTTCCTCAAGGAATTCGAGCACCGTCGCAATGTGATCGTTGATGGACTGAATGAGATCCCCGGATTCCGTTGCCTCAAGCCTCATGGCGCCTTCTACGTCTTCCCCAATATCACGGGCACGGGAATGACGTCACAGCAAGCAGCGGACTATCTCCTCAATGAGGCTGGCGTAGCTTGTCTGTCCGGTACTGCCTTTGGCGCACATGGCGAAGGATTCATCCGCTTCTCGTATGCCAATAGCATTGAGAACATCAATGAAGCACTCAAGCGCATCCGTGAAGGCATCGAACGTCGCGGTTGA
- a CDS encoding DNA alkylation repair protein, which yields MKAYLRNQFAFLGIGTEERRRLCFAVDHPSDPLALFDEADALFAKREREYHYCACDVLAKHFRSKKNVADLEKIQQILLKRCEHLITTNSWWDTVDTLAPKTAGAILRGHPNELDKWTRRWISSNNIWLQRSAIIIQLHYKADTVAEVLFDRILQRANSKEFFVQKGAGWALREYAKTDPSAVVSFVAANPQLSALTKREAMK from the coding sequence ATGAAAGCCTATCTCCGGAATCAATTTGCGTTCCTTGGTATCGGCACCGAGGAACGTCGACGATTGTGCTTTGCGGTCGACCATCCTTCAGATCCGCTCGCACTGTTCGATGAAGCTGATGCGTTGTTCGCAAAGAGAGAACGCGAATACCACTATTGTGCGTGTGATGTTCTAGCCAAACATTTTCGCAGCAAGAAGAATGTAGCTGACCTTGAGAAGATCCAACAGATCCTTCTTAAGCGATGTGAGCATCTCATCACCACCAATTCGTGGTGGGATACGGTAGACACTCTTGCACCAAAGACGGCAGGTGCCATCCTGCGAGGTCATCCTAATGAGTTGGACAAATGGACTCGCCGTTGGATATCCAGCAACAATATCTGGCTCCAACGCTCAGCCATCATCATCCAGCTACACTATAAAGCAGATACCGTGGCAGAAGTTCTCTTCGATCGCATCCTTCAACGGGCTAACAGTAAAGAGTTCTTCGTTCAAAAGGGGGCAGGTTGGGCACTCAGAGAATACGCAAAGACGGATCCGTCTGCGGTTGTATCATTTGTTGCAGCAAATCCGCAACTGAGTGCACTTACAAAACGCGAAGCCATGAAATGA
- a CDS encoding cation transporter yields the protein MATVMNAQNIRAMNFSLATGVLMLVAKWIAFGLTGSSVIFSDAAESVVHIVAVWFAWYALRVGAKPPDEDHPYGHDKVSFLSAGIEGGLICIAAIVIIISAVQKLVVGVELQKLEIGMSITAGAAIVNLVLGLYLLRTGKRNRSLVIEANGRHVMTDVWTSAGAVVGLFIAQWSGLLWLDPVIAILFGANIVREGGNLVMISVRGLMDTADPVMLASTQRIIDDYCRENGSTSHRLRLRTSGHTVHVDYHLLVPDDMRMQDAHELATNLEELIRSSLGQDTEVFTHLESFSQPEGHV from the coding sequence ATGGCAACGGTCATGAACGCCCAGAACATCCGAGCGATGAATTTCTCGCTCGCAACGGGTGTCCTGATGCTCGTCGCAAAGTGGATCGCCTTTGGTCTTACAGGATCATCGGTGATCTTCTCCGACGCTGCAGAGAGCGTTGTGCATATCGTTGCCGTGTGGTTCGCGTGGTATGCATTGCGAGTTGGTGCCAAGCCCCCTGATGAAGATCATCCGTACGGTCATGATAAGGTAAGCTTCCTCTCTGCCGGGATAGAAGGTGGATTGATCTGCATTGCCGCTATCGTTATCATCATTAGTGCAGTGCAGAAACTCGTCGTGGGTGTTGAGCTACAAAAGCTTGAGATCGGCATGAGCATCACTGCCGGTGCAGCCATCGTTAACCTAGTACTTGGGCTCTACCTCCTTCGAACGGGGAAACGTAATCGGTCTCTTGTGATCGAGGCCAACGGTAGGCACGTCATGACCGACGTGTGGACCAGTGCCGGAGCAGTAGTAGGACTCTTCATAGCACAGTGGTCTGGACTGTTATGGCTGGACCCCGTCATCGCCATCCTCTTTGGTGCGAATATCGTGCGCGAAGGTGGCAATCTGGTGATGATCTCTGTAAGGGGGCTCATGGATACCGCAGACCCGGTTATGCTGGCCTCTACTCAACGGATCATCGACGACTATTGTCGAGAGAATGGAAGTACCTCGCACAGGCTACGCCTCCGAACGTCTGGTCACACCGTGCACGTTGATTATCACCTGCTTGTCCCCGATGATATGCGTATGCAAGACGCACATGAACTCGCTACTAATCTCGAAGAACTCATCCGCTCCTCTCTCGGTCAGGATACTGAAGTGTTCACACACTTAGAGAGCTTCAGTCAGCCGGAGGGGCATGTTTAA
- the rho gene encoding transcription termination factor Rho: MADEQTSPDGAPERAPRAPRARKTTAKTKPAAEAAAPQQPAEEAPVRAPRRIRRDPRDEPQESPVEQSESREQREPREQREPREQRDFREPREQRDQRREPREQRGEGRGDYRDNRQPRDQRDRRGEPRQDQPREPRQDQPREPRQDQPREPRQDQREQRHDQPREQRDFQGGRNDRGDFRDGGRDRFGGRDRNRRRNNNNRGRDRGPEQFSSRDRERAYELELEREEREFMPTGPVIDINELKTKKVAELVETAQKLGIEDFADLKKQDLINRIVEAENARQMKESHREGISVTTGVIELLPDGYGFMRSADFNYLPSQDDVYVAPSQVKRYGLRTGDTIKAYIRAPKQGERFFALIKVDSINYIPFIENTPRPLFENLTPYYPTKRLILETLQSEFSTRIIDLVSPIGKGQRGLIVSPPKAGKTVLLQKLANAITRNHPEVKLIVLLIDERPEEVTDMMRSVKAEVIASTFDESPERHVQVSDMVIEKAKRLVEAKQDVVILLDSITRLARAHNTVVPQSGKILSGGVDANAMQRPKKFFGAARNVEEGGSLTIIATALVETNSRMDEVIFEEFKGTGNMELVLDRKLYERRIFPAIDVNRSGTRREELLLTPDELAKIWVLRKVLGDDPPIESMETLLERMRATRSNEEFLKTLNS, encoded by the coding sequence ATGGCAGACGAACAAACCTCCCCAGACGGAGCACCTGAGCGCGCACCTCGTGCCCCTCGCGCCCGCAAGACAACAGCAAAGACAAAACCGGCAGCCGAAGCAGCCGCACCGCAACAACCGGCAGAAGAAGCACCTGTTCGTGCTCCACGTCGCATTCGTCGTGATCCTCGCGATGAACCGCAAGAATCTCCGGTAGAGCAGAGTGAATCGCGTGAGCAACGTGAACCACGTGAGCAACGTGAACCACGTGAGCAACGTGATTTCCGTGAACCGCGCGAGCAGCGCGATCAACGTCGCGAGCCTCGTGAGCAACGTGGTGAAGGTCGTGGTGATTACCGTGACAATAGACAGCCACGAGATCAGCGAGACAGACGAGGCGAACCTCGTCAGGATCAGCCACGTGAACCACGTCAGGATCAACCGCGTGAACCACGTCAGGATCAGCCACGTGAACCACGTCAGGATCAACGAGAACAACGTCATGATCAACCTCGTGAGCAGCGCGATTTTCAAGGCGGTAGAAATGACCGCGGAGATTTCCGTGATGGTGGACGGGATCGTTTTGGCGGACGTGACAGAAATCGTCGCAGAAATAACAACAATCGGGGGCGTGATCGTGGCCCGGAGCAATTCTCCAGTCGCGACAGAGAACGTGCCTACGAATTGGAGCTGGAACGCGAGGAACGTGAGTTCATGCCGACCGGCCCAGTCATCGATATCAATGAACTCAAGACGAAAAAAGTTGCCGAGCTGGTAGAAACGGCTCAGAAACTTGGCATCGAAGATTTTGCCGATCTCAAGAAGCAGGATCTGATCAACCGTATCGTTGAAGCCGAGAATGCGCGCCAGATGAAGGAGTCGCATCGTGAAGGCATCTCGGTTACAACGGGTGTTATCGAGCTTCTTCCGGACGGGTACGGATTCATGCGCTCTGCCGACTTCAACTACCTGCCGTCGCAAGACGATGTGTACGTAGCCCCTTCTCAAGTGAAACGATATGGTCTTCGAACAGGCGATACGATCAAGGCCTACATTCGTGCCCCAAAACAAGGCGAACGATTCTTTGCCCTGATCAAGGTGGACTCGATCAACTACATCCCGTTCATTGAGAATACACCTCGCCCCCTCTTCGAAAACCTTACTCCGTATTACCCTACCAAGCGACTCATTCTCGAAACGCTTCAGAGTGAGTTCAGCACACGTATCATCGATCTTGTTTCGCCGATCGGTAAGGGGCAGCGTGGACTTATCGTTTCTCCGCCAAAGGCCGGGAAAACAGTACTCCTTCAAAAGCTCGCCAATGCCATCACTCGCAATCACCCGGAAGTGAAGCTTATCGTTCTATTGATCGACGAGCGTCCGGAAGAAGTGACGGATATGATGCGAAGTGTAAAAGCCGAAGTGATCGCCTCAACTTTCGATGAGTCACCGGAACGTCACGTTCAGGTCAGCGACATGGTGATCGAAAAGGCCAAACGTCTCGTAGAAGCAAAACAAGATGTTGTGATCCTTCTCGACTCCATCACTCGTCTCGCACGCGCACATAACACCGTGGTGCCACAATCCGGCAAGATCCTTTCTGGCGGTGTGGATGCAAATGCTATGCAACGCCCAAAGAAGTTCTTCGGAGCTGCACGCAACGTTGAAGAAGGGGGCTCCCTCACGATCATTGCAACAGCCCTTGTGGAAACCAACTCGCGCATGGATGAAGTGATCTTCGAAGAGTTCAAAGGAACGGGGAACATGGAACTTGTGCTCGACAGAAAGTTGTACGAGCGCCGCATCTTCCCTGCCATCGACGTGAATCGCTCAGGAACCCGTCGAGAAGAACTTCTCCTTACCCCTGATGAGCTTGCAAAGATCTGGGTGCTTCGGAAGGTTCTCGGAGACGATCCTCCCATCGAATCGATGGAGACGCTCCTCGAACGTATGCGTGCTACACGATCAAACGAAGAGTTTCTTAAGACTCTGAACAGTTAA
- a CDS encoding TonB-dependent receptor — MDNFLLAETFNDRFVTLLTMEYVRSRMSKSVLVAFWANFLLATTLSGQSLTEQDSLVHLYPVITVVSNRLTLDSIRSTIPVVTRARRVDVVLAGDRPLAAPLNVSRDLFQNVAGLTVWEFNGTGIQANIAARGLSPHRSSEFNVRQDGYDIASDPYGYPEAHYTPPTLALDRINIIRGGGGIQYGTQFGGVVDYILATPSPKPLEMSISLTGGSYGLVDVFTMATGTIDSSVSYRSWLTYRKADGWRQYGSYRVGSAHAAVYVPLGRGVLSIEVTGLWFEERMPNGSTQAQYNEDPSRAYRPRDWFSGPRVMPALRYETTFGPTTKLSTTLSGLVGDRNSISLTTSTAIADSGTNPRRVNVDEFANVIMESRLETTLGPHRLTGGVRAGWTQTRRMQGKGPQGTDYSADFVAPKTIDLCLQTFVASLFTECDFELTSDLHLTAGFRLENLWSLADGTYGKQFPASSPQAFEQAEPPTMINETTFASIPLFTVGVGYDLETDLKLYASIGQAYRPLFYAQQFPYDGIPVDSSIRPSHGYVAELGIVGPLIHSESTERILVDASFSGFAMYYGDRVGIVKTDSVAYPQGIRTNAGASFHYGAELSLGLYPVIHDQVSLSFRLTGAYIHADYVYGSATGNRVEFAPRVVARPTMVATAGPVSVSFGVSYTSGVFSNAANTETDPSGQFGWIPEYTVLDATVSYKLLTSTTITASVLNMANTTYHTVRANVYPGPGILPGDGRTFMATITQGL, encoded by the coding sequence ATGGACAACTTCCTACTTGCCGAAACGTTCAATGATCGCTTCGTAACATTGTTGACCATGGAATATGTTCGATCTCGCATGTCAAAGAGTGTCTTGGTCGCATTTTGGGCAAACTTTCTACTAGCGACGACCCTTTCAGGTCAGTCACTAACGGAACAGGATTCGCTGGTTCACTTGTATCCCGTGATCACTGTTGTTTCCAACAGGCTTACTCTTGATTCTATCCGCTCAACAATTCCTGTCGTTACACGGGCCCGTAGGGTGGATGTTGTGTTGGCAGGAGATAGACCACTCGCAGCCCCCCTGAATGTCTCCCGAGATCTCTTTCAGAATGTTGCAGGACTCACCGTTTGGGAATTCAATGGTACGGGGATTCAAGCGAACATCGCCGCGCGTGGACTGTCTCCGCACCGATCAAGCGAATTCAATGTTCGGCAGGATGGCTATGACATAGCTTCTGATCCGTACGGATATCCTGAAGCCCATTACACACCACCAACCTTGGCACTTGATCGCATTAATATCATACGGGGAGGAGGAGGGATCCAGTATGGTACACAATTCGGTGGGGTTGTGGACTACATACTTGCAACACCTTCCCCAAAGCCCCTTGAGATGTCGATCTCTCTTACAGGGGGCTCGTATGGACTTGTTGATGTTTTTACGATGGCAACAGGTACCATAGACAGTTCTGTCTCATACCGATCTTGGCTTACATACCGTAAAGCGGACGGATGGAGGCAATATGGGTCGTACCGCGTGGGTAGTGCACATGCAGCAGTCTACGTACCTCTTGGAAGAGGTGTTCTCAGCATAGAGGTCACAGGTCTATGGTTTGAAGAACGGATGCCAAATGGATCTACTCAGGCCCAATACAATGAAGATCCGTCTCGTGCATATCGTCCGCGAGATTGGTTCTCAGGTCCGCGTGTGATGCCAGCATTGCGTTATGAAACAACATTTGGGCCCACTACGAAACTGTCCACAACGTTGAGTGGACTCGTTGGTGATAGAAATAGTATCTCGCTCACAACCTCAACAGCCATAGCAGATAGTGGTACCAATCCTCGGCGCGTGAACGTTGACGAGTTTGCGAATGTGATCATGGAATCAAGACTCGAGACCACTCTAGGCCCACATCGGTTAACAGGTGGTGTGCGTGCGGGCTGGACGCAAACCCGTCGAATGCAAGGCAAGGGGCCCCAAGGAACAGACTATTCAGCCGATTTCGTTGCTCCAAAGACCATAGATCTATGTTTGCAAACGTTTGTTGCGTCTCTCTTTACTGAGTGCGACTTTGAACTCACATCCGATCTACACCTAACAGCGGGGTTCCGATTGGAAAATCTGTGGTCGCTTGCTGATGGCACATACGGTAAACAATTTCCTGCGAGCTCCCCGCAAGCGTTTGAGCAAGCAGAACCGCCCACAATGATTAATGAAACGACATTTGCGTCTATTCCGCTTTTCACTGTTGGTGTAGGATATGACCTGGAAACGGACCTTAAACTTTATGCTTCGATCGGGCAGGCATACCGACCACTTTTCTACGCACAACAGTTTCCCTACGATGGGATTCCGGTTGACTCATCAATTCGACCGTCACACGGATATGTTGCGGAACTTGGGATCGTTGGTCCGCTGATACACAGTGAATCAACGGAACGAATTCTTGTCGACGCTTCGTTCTCTGGATTTGCGATGTACTACGGCGATCGCGTAGGGATAGTCAAAACAGATAGTGTGGCGTATCCGCAGGGAATCCGCACGAATGCCGGAGCTTCGTTTCACTATGGGGCTGAACTTTCGCTTGGATTGTATCCTGTTATTCATGATCAGGTTTCGCTCTCATTCCGACTCACAGGTGCATACATCCATGCCGACTACGTTTATGGATCGGCGACCGGCAACCGTGTGGAGTTTGCGCCTCGAGTAGTTGCGCGTCCAACAATGGTGGCTACTGCTGGACCGGTTTCTGTCTCATTTGGAGTGAGTTACACCAGTGGAGTGTTTTCAAACGCGGCCAACACAGAGACTGACCCAAGTGGACAGTTTGGATGGATCCCGGAGTATACCGTCTTGGACGCAACAGTATCATATAAACTGCTTACTTCAACAACGATCACTGCTTCTGTGCTGAATATGGCCAATACAACCTATCACACTGTTCGAGCAAACGTTTACCCTGGCCCAGGGATACTTCCTGGAGATGGAAGAACCTTCATGGCAACCATTACACAAGGCCTCTGA
- a CDS encoding DUF1957 domain-containing protein, whose amino-acid sequence MVTFILHTHLPYVLHHGTWPHGSDWLCEAVSECYLPMIRMCDRLLEDGIRPGITFDISPVLCEQLSHPDFIPVFERYCEEHAELARVDRTHMEQEGAPEEILRLTEMWEKWYRTCWVDFTGTYGSDIVGQLKRLQDVGAIEVMTCGVTHGYLPLLAEDASVDLQVELAVSSYIHRFGRRPRGIWLPECAYRPSYPWRTLLSVPAYSVAKKRLGVEQVLSRHGLEYFVTDEEALQTARPIGVRGPNGERTPYAGTYGTAREMLDERSVFDLFRVTGDDHNEGATVFTRHMQIALQVWSGESGYPGDPDYLDFHKKYFRSAHRYWRVTDVKGDMGLKQPYVPEWAEAKVISHAQHFVNILDVAVKHRMASTDRVPTLCLPFDTELFGHWWFEGPVFLEHVIRGIHASSILSTSTASERLDAVNPTCEIGLPESSWGKNGNDTVWMNPETQWTWEKEYQLERRMRLLFEKHPMRTWDAVMRRIAKNAIRQLLLLQASDWQFLISTFSAKEYAEMRFHNHLEDARKLCDLAERYGVSRKITPTDEEHLDACEIRDGLFDPELEEYFDRHGS is encoded by the coding sequence ATGGTAACCTTCATCCTGCACACACACTTGCCCTACGTCCTGCATCATGGGACGTGGCCCCACGGCAGTGACTGGCTTTGCGAAGCGGTGTCCGAATGTTATCTGCCTATGATCCGGATGTGTGATCGGCTCCTAGAAGATGGGATCCGTCCGGGTATCACCTTCGACATTTCACCCGTGCTCTGCGAACAGCTGTCTCATCCGGATTTCATCCCGGTCTTTGAGCGCTATTGTGAAGAGCATGCCGAGTTGGCTCGCGTGGACAGAACACACATGGAGCAGGAAGGGGCACCCGAAGAGATCTTACGCCTCACAGAGATGTGGGAGAAATGGTATCGCACATGTTGGGTTGATTTCACCGGTACGTATGGAAGTGACATCGTTGGTCAACTCAAGCGTCTGCAGGATGTCGGTGCGATAGAAGTGATGACATGCGGTGTTACCCACGGCTATCTGCCGCTTCTCGCAGAAGATGCCAGTGTCGACCTTCAGGTTGAGTTGGCAGTGAGTTCATATATCCATCGCTTTGGACGCAGGCCGCGAGGCATTTGGCTTCCTGAGTGCGCCTATCGTCCGTCCTATCCTTGGCGAACGTTACTCTCAGTACCGGCATATAGTGTAGCCAAGAAACGACTCGGTGTGGAGCAGGTGCTCTCGCGTCATGGCTTGGAGTATTTCGTAACGGACGAAGAAGCACTTCAAACAGCAAGACCGATCGGCGTTCGCGGACCCAACGGTGAGCGAACGCCCTATGCCGGAACGTATGGAACAGCCCGTGAGATGCTGGATGAGCGGAGCGTCTTCGATCTCTTTCGTGTGACTGGCGACGATCACAATGAAGGAGCTACTGTCTTTACGCGTCACATGCAGATCGCGCTCCAGGTATGGAGCGGAGAGTCGGGCTATCCCGGCGATCCGGACTATCTGGACTTCCACAAGAAATACTTCCGGTCTGCTCACCGCTACTGGCGTGTGACAGACGTCAAGGGAGATATGGGGCTCAAACAACCATATGTTCCTGAATGGGCCGAAGCCAAGGTCATCTCTCACGCTCAACACTTCGTCAATATTCTCGATGTAGCGGTCAAGCATCGCATGGCATCCACCGATCGTGTTCCAACGTTATGCCTGCCGTTTGATACAGAGCTCTTCGGACATTGGTGGTTCGAAGGTCCGGTGTTCCTTGAACATGTGATCCGCGGCATTCACGCGTCGTCCATCCTCTCCACGTCAACTGCCTCGGAACGTCTTGATGCCGTCAACCCTACATGTGAGATCGGGTTGCCCGAATCATCATGGGGCAAGAATGGCAATGACACTGTATGGATGAATCCCGAGACACAGTGGACGTGGGAAAAGGAGTATCAACTTGAGCGCCGTATGCGATTGCTGTTTGAGAAACATCCGATGCGCACATGGGATGCCGTAATGAGACGCATCGCGAAAAACGCCATCAGACAACTGCTTCTCCTCCAAGCATCCGATTGGCAGTTTCTTATCTCAACGTTCTCCGCAAAAGAGTACGCTGAAATGCGGTTCCATAATCACTTGGAAGATGCCCGAAAACTTTGCGATCTAGCCGAACGGTATGGTGTGTCGCGCAAGATCACTCCCACAGATGAGGAACATCTTGATGCGTGTGAAATTCGTGATGGACTTTTCGACCCCGAATTAGAGGAGTATTTCGATCGTCATGGCAGCTAG
- a CDS encoding UbiA family prenyltransferase, translating into MAASPSFFSVVVRQLRVYQWVKNLLLFVPVALAHRISDVNALLLCCLGFLAFSCTASAVYILNDIVDLEHDRSHPRKKNRPLAAGHLSVRTASIILVVLLSISAYVTFAHMPVAFAMWLGLYAIVTTAYSFGLKRLVLVDVIALAGLYSLRMAAGGAAGEVPVSTWLLGFSLFLFMSLAFLKRYTELLDTIERDGRVVSGRGYHAGDANFVLVAGASLGFVAVLVFTLYVNGPQVQSLYTRPYMMWLIAPCLVYWLSHLWLTATRGGMHDDPIVFAARDPASWVVGATIASIAVAASL; encoded by the coding sequence ATGGCAGCTAGTCCCTCGTTCTTCTCTGTCGTCGTCCGACAGTTGCGCGTATACCAGTGGGTGAAGAACCTCCTCCTCTTCGTTCCAGTTGCCCTCGCACATCGCATCTCAGATGTGAATGCACTGCTCTTGTGCTGTCTTGGCTTCCTTGCGTTTTCGTGCACGGCATCAGCGGTGTATATCCTCAACGACATTGTTGATCTCGAACACGACCGTTCGCATCCGCGAAAGAAAAATCGTCCACTGGCAGCCGGACATCTCTCCGTCCGCACAGCATCGATCATCCTTGTGGTCCTCCTCTCGATCTCTGCCTATGTGACCTTCGCACATATGCCGGTTGCGTTCGCAATGTGGCTTGGACTGTATGCCATTGTGACCACAGCGTATTCGTTTGGATTGAAGCGATTGGTTCTGGTTGACGTGATCGCACTTGCCGGACTCTACTCACTCCGTATGGCAGCTGGTGGCGCCGCTGGTGAAGTTCCGGTTTCAACATGGCTGCTCGGTTTCTCTCTCTTCCTGTTCATGAGCCTCGCCTTTCTCAAACGGTACACGGAGTTGCTTGATACCATCGAACGAGACGGCAGAGTTGTATCCGGACGGGGCTATCACGCCGGTGATGCGAACTTCGTCCTCGTGGCCGGAGCCTCCCTTGGATTTGTTGCCGTTTTGGTCTTCACGCTGTATGTGAATGGACCACAAGTGCAGTCCCTCTATACCAGGCCGTACATGATGTGGCTCATCGCCCCCTGTCTCGTGTATTGGCTCAGTCATCTCTGGCTCACTGCAACACGTGGTGGTATGCATGATGACCCGATCGTCTTTGCTGCTCGCGACCCGGCATCATGGGTGGTTGGCGCCACCATTGCATCTATAGCGGTGGCTGCCTCTCTCTGA
- a CDS encoding FAD-binding oxidoreductase, producing MNSAVPESWGRFPRATPRSVEDVAWLSDINLDPNKCPILAYGLGRSYGDVCLNDGGNVLSMDHCDRILTFDREKGLIRAEAGLSIAELLKITVPHGWFVPVTPGTKYVTLGGALANDVHGKNHHRVGTFGCHVSQFELLRSDGTRSICSPNVNTDLFNATIGGLGLTGVITWVELQLTRIVSRMIDEESLKVSSLHDVVRVTEESDEDWDYTVSWIDVTTRGANLGKGLVLRGRFSTKTDESLKSRSAEPRITIPFQAPSWLLSRPTIKVFNTLWYAKQFTSVHRRHVDLEPFFYPLDAIGRWNLLYGKRGMLQYQCVVPSDGGVDTMKAILTELQRGRVSSFLAVVKKFGTIVSPGMLSFPRPGLTLTLDMPNTGRRLFDALDRCDEIVHSVGGRVYAAKDARVSGRMFRAMYPELETFLPFVDPAFSSSFWRRINSEL from the coding sequence ATGAACTCTGCGGTACCAGAATCATGGGGACGTTTCCCTCGTGCTACGCCACGATCTGTGGAAGATGTAGCATGGCTGTCTGATATCAACCTTGATCCGAACAAGTGTCCGATCCTTGCCTATGGACTGGGCAGATCATATGGCGACGTCTGTTTGAATGATGGCGGCAATGTCCTTTCGATGGATCATTGCGATCGCATTTTAACATTCGATCGAGAAAAGGGGCTTATCAGAGCCGAAGCTGGACTTTCCATCGCTGAGCTTCTGAAGATCACCGTGCCCCATGGGTGGTTCGTGCCCGTAACGCCCGGCACAAAGTATGTCACGCTTGGTGGTGCACTTGCCAATGACGTTCACGGCAAGAACCACCATCGTGTTGGAACATTCGGATGTCACGTCTCACAGTTTGAACTGCTGCGATCTGACGGAACAAGATCGATCTGTTCGCCCAACGTGAACACTGATCTGTTCAATGCTACGATCGGTGGTCTGGGACTCACAGGCGTTATCACATGGGTTGAGCTGCAACTGACGCGTATCGTGTCTCGCATGATCGATGAGGAAAGCCTGAAAGTGTCGTCTCTTCACGACGTCGTCCGTGTGACCGAAGAGTCTGACGAGGACTGGGACTATACTGTGAGCTGGATAGACGTTACAACGCGTGGTGCAAATCTCGGTAAGGGGCTTGTCCTGCGCGGAAGATTCTCTACAAAAACAGATGAGTCGTTGAAGTCCCGATCTGCAGAGCCCCGTATCACCATTCCGTTTCAGGCACCGTCCTGGTTATTGAGTAGGCCAACGATCAAGGTCTTCAATACGTTGTGGTATGCAAAGCAGTTCACATCCGTTCACAGACGTCATGTAGATCTCGAACCCTTCTTCTATCCGCTTGATGCCATCGGAAGGTGGAATCTGCTCTATGGTAAACGGGGTATGCTTCAGTACCAGTGCGTGGTTCCAAGTGATGGAGGGGTGGATACGATGAAGGCCATCCTCACTGAGCTTCAACGCGGACGTGTCTCTTCATTCTTGGCGGTGGTGAAGAAGTTTGGGACGATCGTCTCGCCGGGTATGCTCTCGTTCCCGCGACCGGGATTGACCCTCACACTCGACATGCCCAACACTGGACGGCGATTGTTCGATGCACTTGATCGGTGCGACGAGATCGTTCATTCCGTTGGCGGTAGAGTGTATGCCGCAAAGGATGCACGCGTATCGGGACGGATGTTCCGGGCTATGTATCCTGAACTTGAAACGTTTCTTCCCTTCGTCGATCCGGCCTTCTCAAGCTCGTTCTGGCGCAGGATCAATTCTGAATTGTAG